GCGTTATTCGGACCCCGTACGAGGGGCGTTCCGCGGAGGCTATTCCGCGGGGAGCACGTACTTGGCCGCGATCGTCTTCGCGGTGTCCGAGTCCGGTCCTGGCTGCGGCACGAAGACCGCCTCCCGGTAGTAGCGCAGCTCCGCGATGGATTCGCGGATGTCCGCCAGCGCCCGGTGGTTGCCGTTCTTGTCCGGGCTGTTGAAGTACGCCCGGGGGTACCACCGCCGGGCCAGTTCCTTGATCGAGGAGACGTCGACGATGCGGTAGTGGAGGAACTCCTCCAGCGTCCCCATGTCACGGAGCAGGAAGCCGCGGTCGGTGCCGACCGAGTTCCCGCACAGCGGAGCCTTGCGCGGCTCCTTGACGTGCTCACGTACGTACGCCAGGACCTGCTCCTCGGCGTCGGCCAGCGTGGTTCCGCCGGCCAGCTCGTCGAGGAGCCCCGAGGCGGTGTGCATTTTGCGCACCACCTCGGGCATGGTCTCCAGCGCCGCGTCCGGCGGGCGGATCACGATGTCCACACCTTCGCCGAGCACGTTCAGTTCCGAGTCGGTGACCAGTGCGGCCACCTCGATAAGTGCGTCATCCGTCAGCGAGAGCCCGGTCATCTCGCAGTCGATCCACACCATGCGATCGTTCATGCGTCTTACCCTACGGCGCACTCCTCTGGCCGGGCAGAGGCGGACGCCCTGGCGCGTACAGATCCGAACTCGGCTTTCCCGGATCCGTGGACAGCGACGCCGAGGGACCAAGGGCGCTCGCGGCCGCCGTACGCCGTGTCTGCGACGGGACGGGTCCGCCCTCCGCGTTCACCATCGCCGTGGTGGCCACGGACGCCGCGGATTCCAGCAGCGCCCGTTCACCTCCTTGCGGCCTGCGGGCGCGGTAAGCGGCCCGGTAGGCGGCGGGCGACGAGCCCAGCTGGCGCCGGAAGTGGCCGCGCAGGGCCACGGGCGAACGGAAGCCGCAGCGGCCCGCGACCTCGTCGACGGAGTAGTCGGAGGTCTCGAGCAGCCGCTGTGCCTGCAGCACGCGCTGAGTGATCAGCCACTGCAGGGGAGCGCTCCCGGTGAGCGAGCGGAACCTGCGGTCGAAGGTCCGCCTGCTCATGTATGCGCGCGCGGCCAGCGTCTCCACGTCGAACTGCTCGTGGAGATGCTCCAGGGCCCAGGCGACGACCTCGGCGAGCGGGTCGGCGCCGATCTCCTCTGGTAAAGACCTGTCGAGATAGCGCTCCTGACCGCCGGCCCGGCGCGGAGGCACGACGAGCCTGCGCGCGAGCGCGCCCGCCGCTTCGTTGCCATGATCCGTGCGCACGATGTGCAGGCACAGATCAATTCCGGCCGCGGTCCCCGCGCTGGTGAGCACGTCCCCGTCGTCGACGAAGAGCTCACGCGGGTCCACATGGACGGACGGATACCGCTTGGCCAGCGTCGGTGCGTACATCCAGTGCGTGGTCGCCGGGCGGCCGTCGAGCAGACCGGCCGCGGCGAGCACGAACGCTCCGGTGCACAGCCCCACGATGCGGGCGCCCTCCTCGTGCGCGCGGCGCAGAGCGTCGAGCGCCTCCGGCGGCGGCGGTGAGGTGATCGACCGCCAGGCCGGCACCACGACGGTGCCCGCACGCCCTATGGCCTCCAGGCCATGTGGCGCGGTGAGTTCGAGCCCCCCGGTCGTACGCAGTGGTCCCTCTTCACCGGCGCAGACCAGCAGCCGGTAGCGGGGGACCCCGGCGTCCTGCCGGTCGATCCCGAACACGGAGAGCGGTATGGAACTCTCGAAGATGGGGCCACCGCTGAACAGCAGCACCGCGACAATCTCCCTGCGGCGGCGTCCGGACAGCTTCCGCGACGCGGCTTCTTGCACGGCAGTGGAGTCGTGGCTCATGGTGCTAAGCCCCCCTCGGTCGTCGCGGCTCCCCGTTCTTGGCTTGCTCTGGTTTCTCTGCGTGTTCCGCGTTCTCGGCGTTCTCGGCTTCTGTGTTCTCGGCGCTCTTGGCGTTCCTGTCGGACCTGTCGCTCCTGCACGTTTCCCCTCGGTCCTCCACCAGTCCCCCGCCGTAATACAGTCATGATCGAATCTACTGCGTCCCGTGCTGCC
This Streptomyces sp. NBC_01283 DNA region includes the following protein-coding sequences:
- the orn gene encoding oligoribonuclease, which translates into the protein MNDRMVWIDCEMTGLSLTDDALIEVAALVTDSELNVLGEGVDIVIRPPDAALETMPEVVRKMHTASGLLDELAGGTTLADAEEQVLAYVREHVKEPRKAPLCGNSVGTDRGFLLRDMGTLEEFLHYRIVDVSSIKELARRWYPRAYFNSPDKNGNHRALADIRESIAELRYYREAVFVPQPGPDSDTAKTIAAKYVLPAE
- a CDS encoding GlxA family transcriptional regulator, with product MSHDSTAVQEAASRKLSGRRRREIVAVLLFSGGPIFESSIPLSVFGIDRQDAGVPRYRLLVCAGEEGPLRTTGGLELTAPHGLEAIGRAGTVVVPAWRSITSPPPPEALDALRRAHEEGARIVGLCTGAFVLAAAGLLDGRPATTHWMYAPTLAKRYPSVHVDPRELFVDDGDVLTSAGTAAGIDLCLHIVRTDHGNEAAGALARRLVVPPRRAGGQERYLDRSLPEEIGADPLAEVVAWALEHLHEQFDVETLAARAYMSRRTFDRRFRSLTGSAPLQWLITQRVLQAQRLLETSDYSVDEVAGRCGFRSPVALRGHFRRQLGSSPAAYRAAYRARRPQGGERALLESAASVATTAMVNAEGGPVPSQTRRTAAASALGPSASLSTDPGKPSSDLYAPGRPPLPGQRSAP